The Brachybacterium huguangmaarense genome contains a region encoding:
- the prfA gene encoding peptide chain release factor 1 — translation MEGLDALVREHAELERRMADPALHADAAAARRVGRRYAELAPIVRLVRELDAAQQDLGAARELGAEDPELAGEAEALEARCAELTEELEELLAPRDADDARDVILEVKAGAGGEESALFAADLVRMYRQYATAQGWTTEVITSSDSDLGGFKDATVSIRAAGSPAPADGVWAHLKYEGGVHRVQRVPVTESQGRIHTSAVGVLVMPEADETDEAELLADQMAPANLRIDVFRSSGPGGQSVNTTDSAVRITHLPTGIVVSCQNEKSQLQNKESALRILRSRLLEALHAAQDAEASAARRSQVRTVDRSERIRTYNFPENRIADHRTGYKANNLDQVLAGDLGPVIRSAQDADRAAMLASAQERG, via the coding sequence ATGGAGGGTCTCGACGCGCTCGTGCGCGAGCACGCCGAGCTCGAACGGCGGATGGCCGATCCGGCCCTGCACGCCGACGCCGCGGCCGCACGCCGGGTGGGACGCCGCTACGCCGAGCTCGCGCCGATCGTGCGTCTCGTCCGCGAGCTCGACGCCGCGCAGCAGGACCTGGGCGCGGCGCGCGAGCTGGGTGCCGAGGATCCCGAGCTGGCCGGGGAGGCCGAGGCGCTCGAGGCCCGCTGCGCCGAGCTCACCGAGGAGCTCGAGGAGCTGCTCGCCCCGCGCGACGCCGACGACGCCCGGGATGTGATCCTCGAGGTCAAGGCCGGCGCGGGCGGCGAGGAGTCGGCCCTGTTCGCCGCCGACCTCGTGCGCATGTACCGGCAGTACGCGACCGCCCAGGGCTGGACCACCGAGGTCATCACGTCCTCGGACAGCGATCTGGGGGGCTTCAAGGACGCGACCGTCTCGATCCGTGCCGCGGGCAGCCCCGCTCCCGCCGACGGGGTCTGGGCGCACCTGAAGTACGAGGGCGGGGTGCACCGCGTGCAGCGGGTCCCGGTCACCGAGTCCCAAGGCCGGATCCACACCTCCGCGGTGGGAGTGCTCGTCATGCCCGAGGCCGACGAGACCGACGAGGCCGAGCTGCTCGCCGACCAGATGGCCCCCGCCAACCTCCGCATCGACGTGTTCCGCTCCTCGGGGCCCGGCGGGCAGAGCGTCAACACGACCGACTCGGCCGTGCGCATCACCCACCTGCCCACCGGCATCGTGGTGTCGTGCCAGAACGAGAAGAGCCAGCTGCAGAACAAGGAGTCCGCCCTGCGGATCCTGCGCTCGCGCCTGCTCGAGGCGCTGCACGCCGCCCAGGACGCCGAGGCCTCCGCCGCCCGGCGCTCCCAGGTGCGCACCGTCGACCGCTCCGAGCGCATCCGCACCTACAACTTCCCCGAGAACCGGATCGCCGACCACCGCACGGGCTACAAGGCCAACAACCTCGACCAGGTGCTCGCCGGCGACCTCGGCCCCGTGATCCGCAGCGCCCAGGACGCCGATCGCGCCGCGATGCTCGCGAGCGCGCAGGAGCGCGGATGA
- the atpE gene encoding F0F1 ATP synthase subunit C: MDSTILAELSGNVASIGYGLAAIGPGIGIGIIVGKTAESMARQPELRSQLQTTMFIGIAFTEILTLLAIVTGFLF, from the coding sequence GTGGACAGCACGATTCTCGCTGAGCTCTCCGGCAACGTCGCATCGATCGGCTACGGCCTCGCCGCGATCGGCCCCGGCATCGGCATCGGCATCATCGTCGGCAAGACCGCCGAGTCGATGGCGCGTCAGCCCGAGCTGCGCAGCCAGCTGCAGACCACCATGTTCATCGGCATCGCCTTCACCGAGATCCTGACGCTGCTGGCGATCGTCACCGGCTTCCTCTTCTGA
- a CDS encoding F0F1 ATP synthase subunit gamma — protein sequence MGAQQREYKKRIRSAQGMQKIFKAQEMIAAARIAKAHARVQATTPYADAITRAIGAVATHSRDAEHPYLDAERVHGAGRAGILLITADRGMAGSYSPNAIREAERLANTLRDEGKTPELYVVGRKGDSYFRFRNRSAAQSWTPYREEDIPELGREIADVLNAKLLSEGDDRLDELFVVGTRFLSRFQQQARVARLVPLAVVDAEDTSGLTYPLYDFIPDAESVLDELVPRYIEARIINILLQSMASEHAARQRAMKTATDNADSQITKFTRLANAARQAEITQEITEIVGGADALAGSGRKDR from the coding sequence ATGGGAGCGCAGCAGAGGGAGTACAAGAAGCGGATCCGCTCCGCCCAGGGCATGCAGAAGATCTTCAAGGCCCAGGAGATGATCGCCGCCGCGCGCATCGCCAAGGCCCATGCCCGGGTGCAGGCGACCACGCCGTACGCCGACGCCATCACCCGCGCCATCGGCGCGGTGGCCACGCACAGCCGCGACGCGGAGCACCCCTACCTGGACGCCGAGCGCGTCCACGGGGCCGGCCGCGCGGGCATCCTGCTCATCACGGCCGACCGCGGCATGGCCGGCTCGTACTCGCCCAACGCGATCCGCGAGGCCGAGCGCCTGGCCAACACGCTGCGGGACGAGGGCAAGACCCCGGAGCTCTACGTGGTCGGCCGCAAGGGCGACTCGTACTTCCGCTTCCGCAACCGGTCGGCCGCGCAGTCGTGGACGCCCTACCGCGAGGAGGACATCCCGGAGCTGGGGCGGGAGATCGCGGACGTGCTCAACGCCAAGCTGCTGTCCGAGGGCGACGACCGGCTCGACGAGCTGTTCGTCGTGGGCACCCGCTTCCTGAGCCGGTTCCAGCAGCAGGCCCGCGTGGCCCGCCTGGTGCCGCTCGCCGTCGTGGACGCCGAGGACACGTCGGGTCTGACGTACCCGCTGTACGACTTCATCCCGGACGCCGAGTCGGTGCTCGACGAGCTCGTGCCGCGGTACATCGAGGCGCGCATCATCAACATCCTGCTGCAGTCGATGGCCTCGGAGCACGCCGCCCGCCAGCGCGCCATGAAGACCGCCACGGACAACGCCGACTCCCAGATCACCAAGTTCACCCGCCTCGCCAACGCCGCACGACAGGCCGAGATCACCCAGGAGATCACGGAGATCGTGGGCGGCGCCGACGCGCTGGCCGGTTCGGGCCGCAAAGACCGCTGA
- a CDS encoding L-threonylcarbamoyladenylate synthase: MSVHDTKNDETRDAALTAALDAVRAGKLIVLPTDTVYGIGADAFQPEAVQALLDAKGRGRDVPPPVLVGDPAVLMALAVDVPEYAERLAEEFWPGALTLILTAQPTLGWDLGETRGTVALRMPDEEVALELLRRTGPLAVSSANRHGKDAALTVLDAATQLGDSVEVYLDGGTARIGTSSTIIDTTVEPAEIVREGALTREEIVAAVGDIFTAAQPEEPDAAEGAADAAESAAEGAATAETGQDVAADAPDATPAEAASPDEPAEAEPADAPPAPVLDLPRETDAEGTEGRAG; this comes from the coding sequence GTGAGCGTCCATGACACGAAGAACGACGAGACCCGCGACGCGGCCCTGACGGCCGCCCTCGACGCGGTCCGCGCCGGCAAGCTGATCGTCCTGCCCACCGACACCGTCTACGGGATCGGCGCCGATGCTTTCCAGCCCGAGGCCGTGCAGGCCCTGCTCGACGCCAAGGGGCGCGGGCGCGACGTGCCGCCGCCCGTGCTCGTGGGCGACCCGGCCGTGCTGATGGCGCTCGCCGTCGACGTGCCCGAGTACGCCGAGCGCCTCGCCGAGGAGTTCTGGCCCGGCGCCCTCACCCTGATCCTCACGGCCCAGCCCACGCTGGGCTGGGACCTGGGGGAGACCCGCGGCACCGTCGCCCTGCGCATGCCGGACGAGGAGGTCGCGCTCGAGCTGCTGCGCCGCACCGGCCCGCTCGCCGTCTCGAGCGCCAACCGTCACGGCAAGGACGCGGCCCTCACGGTGCTCGACGCCGCGACCCAGCTCGGCGACAGCGTCGAGGTCTACCTCGACGGCGGCACCGCCCGCATCGGCACCTCCTCGACGATCATCGACACGACCGTCGAGCCCGCCGAGATCGTGCGCGAGGGAGCCCTCACGCGCGAGGAGATCGTCGCCGCCGTCGGCGACATCTTCACCGCCGCGCAGCCCGAGGAGCCCGACGCCGCCGAGGGCGCCGCCGACGCCGCCGAGAGCGCCGCCGAGGGCGCCGCCACGGCGGAGACCGGCCAGGACGTGGCCGCCGACGCCCCCGACGCGACTCCCGCCGAGGCCGCGTCCCCGGACGAGCCGGCGGAGGCCGAGCCCGCGGACGCCCCGCCCGCACCCGTGCTGGACCTGCCCCGGGAGACCGATGCCGAGGGCACCGAGGGCCGCGCCGGGTGA
- the prmC gene encoding peptide chain release factor N(5)-glutamine methyltransferase: MTATGEGAVRLRLRTALATTTGRLAGAGIVSASVDARALLSRAARTSGPLVLLDELPEDFEAELEALTARRERREPLQLILGTAPFRHRELRVRPGVFIPRPETEVAIDVLLAHAARCRVRRVVDLCTGSGALAVAVVDELPRVDVVAVELDGAAAELAAENLAAAARPGAPGKATVRRADVTDPAALADLRDIDAVLSNPPYIPPDAVPREIEVTAWDPAAALYGGGADGLEVPRAVIARAAEMLASGGLFVMEHADSQGAAARALAEGHGAFEDVRTVRDLAGRDRFLVARRRPVPRSTAAEVRN, encoded by the coding sequence ATGACCGCCACGGGCGAGGGCGCCGTTCGTCTCCGCCTGCGCACGGCCCTCGCGACCACGACCGGGCGTCTCGCGGGCGCCGGGATCGTCTCGGCGAGCGTCGACGCGCGCGCCCTGCTCTCCCGCGCCGCGCGCACGAGCGGCCCGCTCGTCCTGCTCGACGAGCTGCCCGAGGACTTCGAGGCCGAGCTCGAGGCGCTCACCGCGCGTCGCGAACGGCGCGAGCCCCTCCAGCTCATCCTCGGCACCGCGCCCTTCCGCCACCGGGAGCTGCGCGTGCGCCCGGGCGTGTTCATCCCGCGCCCCGAGACCGAGGTCGCCATCGACGTGCTCCTGGCCCATGCCGCCCGCTGCCGCGTGCGGCGCGTGGTCGACCTGTGCACGGGAAGCGGCGCCCTCGCGGTGGCGGTCGTCGACGAGCTGCCCCGCGTCGACGTGGTCGCCGTCGAGCTCGACGGGGCCGCCGCGGAGCTCGCGGCCGAGAACCTGGCGGCCGCCGCCCGTCCGGGAGCGCCCGGGAAGGCGACCGTGCGCCGCGCCGACGTGACCGATCCGGCCGCCCTCGCCGATCTGCGCGACATCGACGCCGTGCTCTCGAACCCGCCCTACATCCCGCCCGACGCCGTGCCCCGCGAGATCGAGGTCACGGCGTGGGACCCGGCCGCGGCCCTCTACGGCGGGGGAGCGGACGGCCTCGAGGTGCCGCGCGCGGTGATCGCGCGCGCCGCCGAGATGCTCGCCTCGGGGGGCCTGTTCGTCATGGAGCACGCCGACTCCCAGGGCGCCGCCGCGCGCGCCCTCGCCGAGGGTCACGGCGCCTTCGAGGACGTGCGCACGGTGCGCGACCTGGCCGGGCGTGACCGGTTCCTCGTGGCCCGCCGACGGCCCGTGCCGCGAAGCACGGCCGCGGAAGTGAGAAACTGA
- the rpmE gene encoding 50S ribosomal protein L31 gives MKSGIHPEYVETTVTCTCGNTFTTRSTKSDGKISTEVCSACHPFYTGKQKILDTGGRVARFEARYGKKNAAK, from the coding sequence ATGAAGAGCGGCATCCATCCGGAGTACGTGGAGACCACGGTCACCTGCACCTGTGGCAACACCTTCACGACCCGCAGCACGAAGTCCGACGGCAAGATCAGCACCGAGGTCTGCTCGGCCTGCCACCCGTTCTACACGGGCAAGCAGAAGATCCTCGACACCGGTGGCCGCGTCGCCCGCTTCGAGGCGCGCTACGGCAAGAAGAACGCCGCCAAGTAA
- a CDS encoding F0F1 ATP synthase subunit B: protein MYLAEETVPGYQLLIPQVPDIVWTLIFLVIFAVVFMKFVLPRLNAVLEERAEKIEGGLAKAEQVQEEADRMRADQEQELAAARQEAAGIREKARQDGARIVEEAKARAEAESERVLASGRQQLAAERQTASTQLRGEVGSLASDLASKIVGESLTDDERSSRVIDRFLADLESSATATR, encoded by the coding sequence ATGTATCTGGCTGAAGAAACAGTGCCGGGGTATCAGCTGCTGATCCCCCAGGTCCCGGACATCGTCTGGACCCTGATCTTCCTGGTCATCTTCGCCGTCGTCTTCATGAAGTTCGTCCTCCCGCGGCTCAACGCCGTGCTCGAGGAGCGGGCCGAGAAGATCGAGGGCGGCCTGGCCAAGGCCGAGCAGGTCCAGGAGGAGGCCGACCGGATGCGCGCGGACCAGGAGCAGGAGCTCGCCGCCGCCCGTCAGGAGGCCGCCGGGATCCGCGAGAAGGCCCGCCAGGACGGCGCCCGCATCGTCGAGGAGGCCAAGGCGCGCGCCGAGGCCGAGTCCGAGCGCGTGCTCGCCTCGGGTCGCCAGCAGCTCGCGGCCGAGCGCCAGACCGCGTCCACGCAGCTGCGCGGCGAGGTCGGCTCCCTGGCGAGCGACCTGGCCTCGAAGATCGTGGGCGAGTCCCTCACCGACGACGAGCGATCCTCCCGCGTGATCGACCGCTTCCTGGCCGACCTCGAGTCGTCCGCGACCGCGACCCGCTGA
- a CDS encoding F0F1 ATP synthase subunit delta produces MRGTSAASLREVVDGAETSFRSPDVPLEQTADELFSAARVIDSSNQLVRLLSDGGRPAEVKQAAARDLFTGQVGRTALAVVLDVVAHRWSEQEDILDALERVGVTALLTRADQEGRLGAVEEELFQVSRLIDQSPALSEAFDDARDRSGEREAIVHRVLDGRVDALTVQLVAQAVGRRSEAKPARRVLELAQYASERRRRLLAIVSSARALTDVQQQRLGTILDRIYGRSVQMNFEITPDVVGGLRIQVGDDLYDATVLARLGQARERLAS; encoded by the coding sequence ATGCGAGGAACCTCAGCAGCCTCTCTGCGCGAGGTCGTCGACGGCGCGGAGACGAGCTTCCGTTCCCCCGACGTCCCCCTGGAGCAGACGGCCGATGAGCTGTTCTCCGCTGCCCGGGTGATCGACTCCAGCAATCAGCTGGTGCGTCTGCTCAGCGACGGCGGGCGACCCGCCGAGGTCAAGCAGGCCGCGGCCCGCGACCTCTTCACGGGGCAGGTCGGCCGGACCGCCCTCGCCGTCGTGCTCGACGTCGTCGCGCACCGCTGGTCCGAGCAGGAGGACATCCTCGACGCGCTCGAGCGCGTGGGCGTGACCGCCCTGCTCACCCGGGCCGATCAGGAGGGTCGCCTCGGCGCCGTCGAGGAGGAGCTGTTCCAGGTCTCGCGCCTGATCGACCAGTCCCCGGCGCTCTCGGAGGCCTTCGACGACGCCCGTGATCGCTCCGGCGAGCGCGAGGCGATCGTGCATCGGGTGCTCGACGGTCGGGTCGACGCGCTCACCGTCCAGCTCGTGGCCCAGGCCGTGGGGCGTCGCAGCGAGGCCAAGCCCGCTCGCCGCGTGCTCGAGCTGGCCCAGTACGCCTCCGAGCGCCGGCGCCGCCTGCTCGCGATCGTCTCGAGCGCCCGCGCGCTCACCGACGTCCAGCAGCAGCGTCTCGGCACGATCCTCGACCGGATCTACGGGCGCAGCGTCCAGATGAACTTCGAGATCACGCCGGACGTGGTCGGCGGCCTGCGGATCCAGGTCGGCGACGACCTCTACGACGCGACCGTGCTCGCACGGCTCGGTCAGGCGCGCGAGCGCCTGGCCTCGTGA
- the atpB gene encoding F0F1 ATP synthase subunit A, whose amino-acid sequence MQLVRLIIVAVVLIVMCIIASRARLVPGKAQSVVELLMDFVDNTIIKNTLGLREGRRYAPMLITMFFLILAMNLAGVIPGLNLAGTSVIGMPLMLALWTFVTYVYFGVKKHGFGGYLKHETMPPGVPWPIYILLVPIEFLQVVLIRWGSLTIRLLANMVAGHIMMLVFIGMTQALLFSGSWLIAISPLSGALAIGIYGFEIFVAALQAFIFTMLSAVYIQMATADEH is encoded by the coding sequence GTGCAGCTGGTCCGCCTCATCATCGTGGCCGTCGTGCTCATCGTGATGTGCATCATCGCCTCGCGCGCCCGCCTCGTGCCGGGCAAGGCGCAGTCGGTGGTCGAGCTCCTCATGGACTTCGTCGACAACACGATCATCAAGAACACGCTCGGCCTGCGCGAGGGACGCCGCTACGCGCCCATGCTGATCACGATGTTCTTCCTCATCCTCGCGATGAACCTCGCGGGCGTGATCCCCGGGCTCAACCTCGCGGGCACCTCGGTGATCGGGATGCCGCTCATGCTGGCCCTGTGGACCTTCGTGACCTACGTGTACTTCGGGGTCAAGAAGCACGGCTTCGGCGGCTACCTCAAGCACGAGACGATGCCCCCCGGCGTGCCGTGGCCCATCTACATCCTGCTCGTGCCGATCGAGTTCCTGCAGGTCGTGCTGATCCGCTGGGGATCGCTCACGATCCGACTGCTGGCCAACATGGTCGCGGGCCACATCATGATGCTCGTCTTCATCGGCATGACCCAGGCCCTGCTCTTCTCGGGCTCCTGGCTGATCGCGATCTCGCCCCTGTCGGGCGCCCTGGCCATCGGGATCTACGGCTTCGAGATCTTCGTGGCGGCCCTGCAGGCCTTCATCTTCACGATGCTCTCGGCGGTCTACATCCAGATGGCCACCGCGGACGAGCACTGA
- a CDS encoding MraY family glycosyltransferase, which produces MRIYLFVLLIAAAVTFLCTPAARLLARRAGAMTAVRSRDVHDTVTPRLGGVAMLAGVLAAMLIARRIPFLAGLFDESDQAWAIVVSATLVCLVGAADDKWDLDWVTKLAGQALAAFVLAWQGVQFTSLPIGGRTLLSPTTLLILTVLVVLVSMNAVNFVDGLDGLAAGVMAIGGSAFFVYAYMLTRTVSTTDYSSLAALITAILIGICLGFLPHNLTRARIFMGDSGSMLLGLLLAASSITVTGQIDTARMSGADLFAQFLPILLPIGVMFIPFLDFALAVIRRVGSGRSPFQADAMHLHHRLLGLGHTKAGAVWIMYTWSVVVCAGLILPVIAPARAVIAFWVLGILIALVLTFDPLNLRRGRRDRHEETDELTHS; this is translated from the coding sequence GTGAGGATCTACCTCTTCGTCCTGCTGATCGCGGCCGCGGTGACCTTCCTGTGCACCCCGGCGGCGCGGCTCCTCGCACGCCGCGCCGGAGCCATGACAGCAGTGCGTTCGAGGGACGTGCACGACACCGTGACCCCGCGCCTGGGCGGCGTGGCCATGCTCGCGGGCGTGCTCGCGGCCATGCTGATCGCCCGCCGCATCCCCTTCCTCGCGGGCCTGTTCGACGAGAGCGACCAGGCCTGGGCCATCGTCGTCTCCGCGACGCTCGTGTGCCTCGTGGGCGCGGCCGACGACAAGTGGGACCTCGACTGGGTCACCAAGCTCGCCGGCCAGGCGCTCGCCGCCTTCGTCCTGGCGTGGCAGGGCGTGCAGTTCACGTCGCTCCCGATCGGCGGGCGCACGCTGCTCTCGCCGACCACCCTGCTCATCCTGACCGTGCTCGTGGTGCTGGTCTCGATGAACGCCGTCAACTTCGTGGACGGGCTCGACGGCCTCGCCGCGGGCGTGATGGCGATCGGGGGGAGCGCCTTCTTCGTGTACGCCTACATGCTCACGCGCACCGTGAGCACGACCGACTACTCCTCCCTCGCGGCGCTCATCACGGCGATCCTGATCGGCATCTGCCTCGGCTTCCTCCCGCACAACCTCACCCGGGCCCGCATCTTCATGGGGGACAGCGGCTCGATGCTGCTGGGCCTGCTGCTGGCCGCGTCCTCGATCACGGTGACCGGGCAGATCGACACGGCCCGCATGAGCGGCGCCGACCTGTTCGCGCAGTTCCTGCCGATCCTGCTGCCGATCGGGGTCATGTTCATCCCCTTCCTCGACTTCGCGCTCGCGGTCATCCGCCGCGTCGGCTCGGGCCGCAGCCCCTTCCAGGCCGACGCGATGCACCTGCACCACCGCCTGCTGGGGCTCGGCCACACCAAGGCCGGCGCCGTCTGGATCATGTACACGTGGTCCGTCGTCGTGTGCGCGGGGCTCATCCTGCCGGTGATCGCCCCCGCCCGCGCCGTGATCGCGTTCTGGGTCCTCGGCATCCTGATCGCGCTCGTCCTGACCTTCGACCCCCTGAACCTGCGCCGCGGCCGGCGCGACCGACACGAGGAGACCGATGAGCTCACGCATTCCTGA
- the atpA gene encoding F0F1 ATP synthase subunit alpha has translation MAELTISPDDIRHALDTAVSTYQAGTPDREEVGRVSEAADGIARVEGLPNIMANELVRFEDGTLGLALNLDLREVGVVVLGEFSGIEEGQEVRRTGEVLSVPVGEGYLGRVVDPTGAPIDGLGEIETTGRRALELQAPTVMQRKSVKEPLQTGLKAIDAMIPIGRGQRQLIIGDRQTGKTTIALDAILNQKANWDSGDPAKQVRCIYVAVGQKGSTIASVRATLEASGALEYTTIVAAPASDPAGFKYIAPYTGSAIGQHWMYEGKHVLIVFDDLSKQAEAYRAVSLLLRRPPGREAYPGDVFYLHSRLLERCAKLSDAMGGGSMTGLPIIETKANDISAYIPTNVISITDGQCFLQSDLFNADQRPAVDVGVSVSRVGGSAQIKAMKSVSGTLKISLAQYRDLESFAMFASDLDAASRQQLSRGARLMELLKQSQSTPYPVEEQVVSIWAGTTGKLDDVEVEDVRDFESVLLEHLRHNGSVLATIRETGKFETETEEELSRILADVKRDYLAGKGQGAAVNDENGRIESANIDQENIVRG, from the coding sequence ATGGCCGAGCTCACCATTTCCCCGGACGACATCCGGCACGCCCTGGACACCGCGGTGTCCACCTACCAGGCCGGCACCCCGGACCGCGAGGAGGTCGGACGCGTCTCCGAGGCGGCCGACGGCATCGCCCGCGTCGAGGGCCTGCCCAACATCATGGCCAACGAGCTGGTCCGCTTCGAGGACGGCACCCTGGGTCTCGCCCTGAACCTGGACCTGCGCGAGGTCGGCGTCGTCGTCCTCGGCGAGTTCTCCGGGATCGAGGAGGGCCAGGAGGTCCGTCGCACGGGCGAGGTCCTCTCCGTGCCCGTCGGCGAGGGCTACCTCGGCCGCGTGGTCGACCCGACCGGCGCCCCGATCGACGGCCTCGGCGAGATCGAGACCACCGGGCGCCGCGCTCTCGAGCTGCAGGCCCCGACGGTCATGCAGCGCAAGAGCGTCAAGGAGCCGCTGCAGACCGGCCTCAAGGCGATCGACGCGATGATCCCGATCGGCCGCGGCCAGCGCCAGCTCATCATCGGCGACCGCCAGACCGGCAAGACCACGATCGCGCTCGACGCGATCCTGAACCAGAAGGCCAACTGGGACAGCGGCGACCCCGCGAAGCAGGTCCGCTGCATCTACGTGGCCGTCGGCCAGAAGGGCTCGACGATCGCCTCGGTGCGCGCGACCCTCGAGGCCTCGGGCGCGCTCGAGTACACGACCATCGTCGCGGCCCCGGCCTCCGACCCGGCCGGCTTCAAGTACATCGCCCCCTACACCGGCTCGGCCATCGGCCAGCACTGGATGTACGAGGGCAAGCACGTCCTGATCGTGTTCGACGACCTGTCCAAGCAGGCCGAGGCGTACCGCGCCGTGTCCCTCCTGCTGCGCCGCCCGCCGGGCCGCGAGGCCTACCCGGGCGACGTCTTCTACCTGCACTCCCGCCTGCTCGAGCGCTGCGCGAAGCTGTCGGACGCGATGGGCGGCGGCTCGATGACGGGCCTGCCGATCATCGAGACCAAGGCCAACGACATCTCGGCCTACATCCCGACCAACGTCATCTCGATCACCGACGGTCAGTGCTTCCTGCAGTCGGACCTCTTCAACGCCGACCAGCGCCCCGCCGTCGACGTGGGCGTGTCGGTCTCGCGCGTGGGCGGTAGCGCCCAGATCAAGGCCATGAAGTCGGTCTCGGGCACGCTCAAGATCTCGCTGGCCCAGTACCGCGACCTCGAGTCTTTCGCGATGTTCGCCTCGGACCTCGACGCGGCCTCGCGCCAGCAGCTGTCCCGCGGCGCGCGCCTCATGGAACTGCTCAAGCAGTCGCAGTCCACGCCGTACCCCGTCGAGGAGCAGGTCGTCTCGATCTGGGCCGGCACCACCGGCAAGCTCGACGACGTCGAGGTCGAGGACGTGCGCGACTTCGAGTCCGTGCTGCTCGAGCACCTGCGCCACAACGGCAGCGTGCTCGCGACGATCCGCGAGACCGGCAAGTTCGAGACGGAGACCGAGGAGGAGCTCAGCCGCATCCTCGCCGACGTCAAGCGCGACTACCTCGCCGGCAAGGGCCAGGGCGCCGCCGTCAACGACGAGAACGGCCGGATCGAGTCGGCGAACATCGACCAGGAGAACATCGTCCGCGGCTGA
- the atpD gene encoding F0F1 ATP synthase subunit beta, with the protein MSITAIAPGETTSPDAATGRVARVTGAVVDVEFPPGRIPALNNALTARIDLSGESEGEEPFTLYLEVAQHLGDGMIRAIALKPTDGLVRGQAVTDLGEAISVPVGDATLGHVFDTVGNVLNLAEGETLQVSERWPIHRKAPNFDQLESKTQMFETGIKSIDLLTPYVQGGKIGLFGGAGVGKTVLIQEMIYRVANNHDGVSVFAGVGERTREGWDLIEEMTESGVIEKTALVFGQMDEPPGTRLRVALSALTMAEYFRDVQNQDVLLFIDNIFRFTQAGSEVSTLLGRMPSAVGYQPNLADEMGVLQERITSTRGHSITSMQAIYVPADDYTDPAPATTFAHLDATTELSREIASRGLYPAIDPLASSSRILDPTYVGQEHYDVAVRVKQILQRNKELQDIIAMLGVDELSEEDKVIVARARRLQQFLSQNTHMAKQFTGVDGSDVALRDTIEGFKGICDGEFDHIAEQAFFNVGGIDMVLANWDRIQKGLEK; encoded by the coding sequence ATGAGCATCACCGCCATCGCCCCCGGGGAGACCACCTCTCCCGACGCCGCGACCGGCCGCGTCGCCCGCGTGACCGGCGCCGTCGTCGACGTCGAGTTCCCCCCGGGACGGATCCCGGCCCTCAACAACGCGCTGACCGCCCGCATCGACCTCTCGGGCGAGAGCGAGGGCGAGGAGCCCTTCACCCTGTACCTCGAGGTCGCCCAGCACCTCGGCGACGGCATGATCCGCGCGATCGCGCTCAAGCCGACCGACGGCCTCGTGCGCGGCCAGGCCGTGACCGACCTCGGCGAGGCCATCTCCGTGCCCGTCGGCGACGCGACCCTGGGCCACGTGTTCGACACCGTCGGCAACGTGCTCAACCTCGCCGAGGGCGAGACCCTGCAGGTGTCCGAGCGCTGGCCGATCCACCGCAAGGCCCCCAACTTCGACCAGCTCGAGTCGAAGACCCAGATGTTCGAGACCGGCATCAAGTCGATCGACCTGCTGACCCCGTACGTCCAGGGCGGCAAGATCGGCCTGTTCGGCGGCGCCGGCGTGGGCAAGACGGTGCTCATCCAGGAGATGATCTACCGCGTGGCCAACAACCACGACGGCGTCTCCGTGTTCGCCGGCGTGGGCGAGCGCACCCGTGAGGGCTGGGACCTGATCGAGGAGATGACCGAATCGGGCGTCATCGAGAAGACGGCCCTCGTCTTCGGCCAGATGGACGAGCCGCCGGGCACCCGCCTGCGCGTCGCGCTCTCGGCCCTCACCATGGCCGAGTACTTCCGCGACGTCCAGAACCAGGACGTGCTGCTGTTCATCGACAACATCTTCCGCTTCACCCAGGCGGGCTCCGAGGTGTCGACGCTGCTGGGCCGCATGCCCTCGGCCGTGGGCTACCAGCCCAACCTCGCCGACGAGATGGGCGTGCTCCAGGAGCGCATCACCTCGACCCGCGGCCACTCGATCACCTCGATGCAGGCGATCTACGTGCCCGCCGACGACTACACCGATCCGGCGCCGGCCACGACGTTCGCCCACCTCGACGCGACGACCGAGCTCTCCCGCGAGATCGCCTCGCGCGGCCTGTACCCCGCGATCGATCCGCTCGCCTCGTCCTCGCGCATCCTCGACCCGACCTACGTCGGCCAGGAGCACTACGACGTCGCGGTCCGCGTCAAGCAGATCCTCCAGCGCAACAAGGAGCTGCAGGACATCATCGCGATGCTCGGCGTCGACGAGCTGTCCGAGGAGGACAAGGTCATCGTCGCCCGCGCCCGTCGCCTGCAGCAGTTCCTGTCGCAGAACACCCACATGGCCAAGCAGTTCACGGGCGTCGACGGCTCGGACGTCGCGCTGCGCGACACCATCGAGGGCTTCAAGGGCATCTGCGACGGCGAGTTCGACCACATCGCCGAGCAGGCGTTCTTCAACGTCGGCGGGATTGACATGGTGCTCGCCAACTGGGACCGCATCCAGAAGGGCCTGGAGAAGTGA